Proteins found in one Misgurnus anguillicaudatus chromosome 3, ASM2758022v2, whole genome shotgun sequence genomic segment:
- the LOC129443793 gene encoding general transcription factor 3C polypeptide 1 isoform X5, translating to MMDPLYAVLDEVALEGLDGISIQTLWMRLRMRQPEFGLNLDPLTQNFIWTYLSRTPEVRFYLMPEPRKHVTVYDRFVEVDPNTGIHKTRQVDPEDPYPVNVVTDDPSGIQGSCLFYKERTDVTEQIRTTELKALMTLDQTQTQFGEKLVIVASQEVRYRALIGPEGNSELKLADQTYCILERLGRARWQGELQRELHTKVFRMDAGKMHYLRRKLDRNRMITIQSHVTRLLSGGQQHSLLLLLPRFHVDRRTKYDILMESTSNVLSEAPNKMMVMQKLRHQLGVCERTFKRVYQYMLAAKMVTMLRIPLRELDPDGGPFKTLRGTDIFVRCLKLIKPYGQKDVEEDEDDENNDEDGNGPNKRNVLVVPRIIERDMLSQAYDIVESTGTRGISQSMLRGQLNVGRLEGRMVCRLLERNDMIKGFMEDEGRQRTTKYISKHFVEESKLNLQFTKEMQRSQDLREAHLNEPGAETPTAGVSQLQGRKKTQQKAKQLKQSKLHFGKSDTSLKETSLASPQECKTEASENAEAGQDGDDACPVPNEHAPIPTVSQSHCVEGTEPVVEEVLTVSETKKMEVQETYRLLKRKNMIIEAVKCSKIIEGFYSLQKLLTEEEKKDGVNTKVCKKSVMRLICSLSRQGLVKLYRTIIIQDGVHKKVEFVVHPSITPNDPLVKSTIEQIRMRMSSSVSTARVEPQADKVKSNTKTVKENKTSRTSQSNAPKKVNEMMGVKPLNSFKPVTIPGYGRSLGFQSKMPRLRIVHSFLWYLIYGHPLRRSSQTDSVPESQTNPEASRRDDQTEEDSDVTHEQHFEVYVNENCWKRFIPPIPLHKDFGYGWALISDVLVSLPLSVFMQICQINYKVDGLEQYLNDPIRQHYLIRFLPADIKRQLLHRRKYIFSFHESLQRLCFMGLMQFGPTERFMEKDQVFVYLKTKATIVDTTVCDPHYNRAIETIRPFERRRYVFNTAESVEKYWFDLLCVCLNTPLGVTRSRSNEGKSEILMGLEQCPRFLQSLQGSTTVVDDGVTPGDGQGAGGLDSIFFSHLKRNWSWTSHVVNTQRQNTDAKGTHQTVRLRNLLSKHPPPKPASQTAVQTDDGTLPPPAVVEEEVHVSQRPASRNEEVRGGRKLKRKRQKKETGKPVRKRPKKEVRVRKRVRVRDETDRRALLQMTKQRVTWTHLEDSLLMLCRVTSHFLNRKLKKPFVPWSVVRDVLHAEFELSQDKTSLSVSRRIRYIMKNPQTALNYRICLAELYQDKEFLPKFMNRNDDYSNPEVCAAEYKEFVSALRSKFSSSCGSSDVIIPDTKEELFKKFKVYTIGDDTVKHFRDVLNKPEDIHVLVLFNLIQSTLVLTNAQMKNYLPFQTFCLYTQYKEHVLTRAFQTCRRRGLVNRRRPMTIYGIKKFHALPFLPMSYQLSQHYYKFFTWRFPSTIFNDAYDLLTALCEGSRSDRSSSFSFQKDPESERDASGDKDREQIEEERAQERVEEQAQERVEEQAQERVGEQAQERVEEQAQERVEEQAEERVEEDEQERVEEDEQARERAEEDEQAREWAEERVEEQVQERAEAPPADSQDMLPLSMDAPGGVSACCLTLMTLGLLTVDVTIPQQIVIINSNMVDREMVKSFTKALEEEEEDDEVERKRKLEIKSHQASHTNYLLMRGYCSPGITRSQTHNSNTTDNIIINTCTVHVKLRETPRHTFFTQEADSLSAFSLSAPPSFPASFTRVYRSTTLDLQMFLERCVSVLEYGPEDVQAVQEIRDAVQKGAEIGIDRQDLCLSFIHLEQPENGRKRSLQQYIQDLVDGEQLVEVGALSHRLVCLNVASHWLLESKCDDAQMERVSLKRGPAHDPDDATPPAKKRRATESDLQDSVSTDAAVVMETEAEQQVVMEEALPKDVSDAEQHTADGNEAELDPSHSYIKDGDEGAAADQEKDSVAYESVRFVSRPWRAVDGLLNRPVCKGMLESVLLHIMSNPGIRESLVLQHYSQVLQPVIILELLQVLIDLGCLRKRYTVQQQKPSLFSKPRTPEVKGQTEVRLKDISMAFYEPTVDCTLRLARVFPHEPNWNKWVQLCLRI from the exons ATGATGGATCCGCTGTATGCGGTTCTGGATGAGGTGGCTCTGGAGGGTTTGGACGGGATCAGCATTCAGACTCTATGGATGAGGTTGCGGATGCGACAGCCTGAGTTCGGTTTGAATTTGGATCCGCTCACACAGAACTTCATATGGACCTACTTGAGCCGAACACCAGAGGTCCGATTCTACCTGATGCCTGAACCCAGGAAACACGTCACGGTATACGACAG GTTTGTAGAGGTGGATCCAAACACGGGCATTCATAAGACGCGTCAGGTTGACCCTGAGGATCCGTACCCAGTCAACGTGGTGACCGATGACCCAAGCGGGATCCAGGGATCTTGTCTGTTCTACAAAGAGCGTACCGATGTCACCGAACAGATCAGAACGACCGAGCTCAAGGCACTGATGACACTGGATCAGACCCAGACCCA GTTCGGTGAGAAACTGGTGATAGTGGCTTCACAGGAGGTCCGGTATCGAGCTCTGATCGGGCCGGAGGGAAACTCGGAGCTGAAGCTCGCTGATCAGACCTACTGTATTCTGGAGAGATTGGGCCGAGCTCGCTGGCAGGGCGAACTACAGCGAGAACTACACACAAAAGTATTCAG AATGGATGCTGGTAAGATGCATTATCTGAGAAGGAAGCTGGACCGAAACCGAATGATCACTATACAGTCACACGTGACCCGGCTGCTATCAGGAGGACAACAACACTCCCTGCTTCTGCTGCTGCCACGCTTTCACGTCGACAG GAGGACCAAATATGATATTCTGATGGAGTCCACGTCTAACGTTCTGTCTGAGGCGCCCAACAAGATGATGGTTATGCAGAAACTCAGACATCAGCTG GGTGTCTGCGAGCGAACCTTCAAGCGCGTGTATCAGTACATGCTTGCGGCTAAGATGGTGACCATGTTGAGGATTCCTCTGAGGGAGCTCGACCCGGACGGAGGACCCTTCAAAACCCTACGAG GCACGGACATCTTCGTTCGCTGTCTGAAGCTCATAAAGCCGTACGGACAGAAAGATGTAGAGGAGGATGAGGACGACGAGAACAACGATGAAGACGGCAACGGGCCCAACAAGAGGAACGTTCTCGTGGTTCCTCGCATCATCGAGCGCGACATGCTCTCACAAGCCTACGATATTG TGGAGTCGACCGGGACCAGAGGGATCTCACAGTCAATGCTACGAGGGCAACTTAACGTGGGAAGACTGGAGGGTCGAATGGTCTGTAGATTACTGGAGCGAAACGACATGATCAAA GGCTTTATGGAGGATGAGGGTCGCCAGAGAACCACTAAATATATCAGCAAACACTTTGTAGAGGAAAGTAAACTCAACCTGCAGTTCACTAAAGAGATGCAGCGCAGTCAGGACCTGCGGGAAGCGCATCTCAACGAGCCGGGAGCAGAGACGCCCACCGCCGGGGTCTCGCAGCTGCAGGGGCGCAAGAAAACCCAGCAGAAAGCTAAACAGCTCAAACAGTCCAAACTTCACTTTGGAAAGAGCGACACATCTCTCAAAG AGACgtcgctggcttcacctcaagAGTGCAAGACTGAAGCCTCAGAAAATGCTGAAGCTGGACAAGATGGAGATGATGCGTGCCCTGTACCTAACGAACACGCCCCCATCCCGACCGTCAGCCAATCACATTGTGTCGAAGGCACGGAGCCAGTGGTAGAGGAAGTGCTCACGGTCAGTGAG ACAAAGAAGATGGAAGTTCAGGAGACGTACAGACTGTTGAAACGCAAGAACATGATCATAGAGGCGGTGAAGTGCAGCAAGATCATCGAGGGCTTTTACTC TCTGCAGAAGTTATTGACGGAGGAAGAGAAGAAAGATGGTGTGAATACTAAAGTGTGTAAGAAGAGTGTGATGAGACTCATCTGTTCACTGTCTAGACAAGGTTTAGTCAAACTCTACAGGACTATCATCATACAGGATGGAGTTCACAAGAAG GTTGAGTTTGTAGTTCATCCCTCCATTACACCAAATGATCCGCTGGTTAAAAGTACTATTGAGCAAATCCGTATGCGCATGTCCAGTTCTGTCTCTACGGCTCG TGTCGAGCCACAAGCTGACAAAGTCAAGTCTAATACAAAGACTGTAAAAGAGAATAAAACCTCACGAACGTCTCAAAGCAACGCCCCAAAGAAAGTGAACGAGATGATGGGCGTCAAACCCCTGAACTCCTTCAAACCCGTTACCA TTCCTGGATACGGACGCTCTCTTGGATTCCAGTCCAAAATGCCTCGTCTGCGTATCGTTCACTCGTTCCTGTGGTATTTGATTTATGGACATCCGCTCAGAAGATCCAGCCAGACAGATTCTGTTCCTGAATCACAGACGAACCCAGAGGCTTCCAGAAGAGATGATCAGACCGAGGAAGACTCTGATGTAACTCATGAGCAACACTTTGAAG tataCGTGAATGAAAATTGCTGGAAGAGATTCATTCCTCCGATACCGCTACATAAAGACTTTGGTTATGGTTGGGCTCTCATCAGTGATGTTCTCGTGTCACTGCCACTCAGTGTCTTCATGCAGATCTGTCAAATCAACTataag GTTGATGGTTTGGAGCAGTACCTAAATGATCCGATTAGGCAGCATTATCTCATCAGGTTTCTCCCTGCAGACATTAAGAGACAGCTGCTACACAGGAG AAAGTACATCTTCAGTTTTCACGAGAGTCTTCAGAGGTTGTGTTTCATGGGTCTGATGCAGTTTGGACCTACTGAGAGGTTCATGGAGAAAGATCAG gtgtttgtttatttgaagaCGAAGGCCACCATCGTGGATACGACCGTCTGTGACCCGCACTATAACAGGGCCATCGAGACCATTCGGCCGTTTGAAAGGAGACGCTATGTGTTCAATACTGCAGAGAGCGTTGAGAAGTACTGGTTtgatctgctgtgtgtttgtcTCAACACACCGTTag ggGTGACGCGTTCACGCTCTAATGAGGGGAAGTCTGAAATTCTCATGGGACTGGAACAATGCCCGAGATTCCTGCAGAGCTTACA gggtAGCACTACTGTGGTGGACGATGGCGTTACACCGGGCGATGGTCAGGGTGCTGGTGGACTGGACTCCATCTTTTTCAGCCACCTGAAACGCAACTGGTCATGGACCAGCCATGTGGTGAATACACAAAGACAG AACACTGACGCTAAAGGAACTCATCAGACGGTCCGGCTCAGAAACCTGCTGTCCAAACACCCACCACCTAAACCTGCTTCACAAACCG CGGTACAGACCGATGATGGGACGCTGCCGCCCCCTGCTGTTGTGGAGGAGGAGGTGCACGTGAGCCAACGGCCGGCCAGCAGGAACGAGGAGGTGCGCGGAGGACGAAAACTCAAACGCAAGAGACAGAAGAAAGAGACCGGCAAACCAGTCCGCAAGAGACCGAAGAAAG AGGTTCGTGTGAGGAAACGGGTTCGTGTTCGGGATGAGACGGATCGCAGAGCTTTACTGCAAATGACCAAACAAAGAGTCACATGGACACATTTAGAGGACAGTTTACTGATGTTGTGTCGAGTTACCAGTCACTTCCTCAACCGTAAG ttaaAGAAGCCGTTTGTACCGTGGTCGGTGGTTCGAGATGTTCTCCATGCTGAGTTTGAGTTATCGCAGGACAAAACATCTCTGTCTGTCAGTCGCCGCATACGATACATCATGAAGAACCCACAAACTGCCCTCAACtacag GATTTGTTTGGCTGAACTGTATCAGGATAAAGAGTTCTTGCCGAAATTTATGAACCGAAATGACGACTACAGCAATCCTGAG GTGTGTGCTGCGGAGTATAAGGAGTTTGTAAGTGCTCTGAGGTCAAAGTTCAGCTCCAGCTGTGGTTCTAGTGATGTCATCATACCAGATACCAAAGAGGAACTTTTCAAGAA GTTTAAGGTGTACACAATTGGAGATGATACAGTGAAGCACTTCAGAGATGTTCTCAACAA GCCGGAAGACATCCATGTTCTTgtgttgtttaatttaattcagAGCACTCTTGTTCTGACTAATGCTCAGATGAAGAACTATCTGCCCTTCCAG acATTCTGTCTGTACACACAGTATAAAGAGCACGTTTTGACTCGGGCCTTTCAAACATGTCGGAGGCGGGGCTTAGTAAACCGCCGCCGCCCCATGACCATCTACGGCATAAAGAAGTTTCACGCCCTCCCCTTCCTGCCTATGTCCTATCAGCTCTCACAGCATTACTACAA GTTCTTTACTTGGCGTTTTCCCAGCACTATTTTTAATGATGCGTACGATCTGCTCACTGCTTTATGTGAAGGAAGCAGAAGTGACAGAAGCAGCAGCTTCTCCTTTCAGAAAGACCCTGAGAGTGAGAGAGATGCCAGCGGAGACAAGGACAGAGAACAGATAGAGGAGGAGCGG GCGCAGGAGCGGGTGGAGGAGCAGGCGCAGGAGCGGGTGGAGGAGCAGGCGCAGGAGCGGGTGGGGGAGCAGGCGCAGGAGCGAGTGGAGGAGCAGGCGCAGGAGCGGGTGGAGGAGCAGGCGGAGGAGCGGGTGGAGGAGGATGAGCAGGAGCGGGTGGAGGAGGATGAGCAGGCACGAGAGCGGGCGGAGGAGGATGAGCAGGCACGAGAGTGGGCGGAGGAGCGGGTGGAGGAGCAGGTGCAGGAACGGGCGGAGGCGCCCCCTGCAGATAGTCAGGATATGCTACCGTTGAGCATGGATGCTCCGGGTGGTGTGAGCGCCTGCTGTCTCACTCTCATGACTCTAGGTCTGCTGACTGTAGACGTCACTATCCCACAGCAGATTGTGATCATAAACAGCAACATGGTGGACCGCGAGATGGTCAAGAG TTTCACAAAAGCActggaggaggaggaagaggatgaTGAGGTCGAGAGGAAGAGGAAACTAGAGATCAAATCTCATCAAGCTTCTCACACCAATTACCTGCTGATGAGAGGATACTGTTCACCTGGAATCACACgttcacaaacacacaactcTAACACCACAGACAACATCATCATCAACACTTGTACTGTTCATGTCAAGCTCAGAGAGACGCCCAGACACACATTCTTCACACAAGAGG CTGATTCTCTCTCAGCATTTTCTTTATCCGCTCCTCCGTCTTTCCCGGCATCATTTACTCGTGTTTACCGCTCAACAACACTAGACCTACAGATGTTTTTGGAGCGGTGTGTGAGTGTTTTGGAATATGGACCGGAGGACGTCCAGGCAGTCCAGGAGATCAGAGATGCTGTGCAGAAAGGGGCGGAGATTGGCATTGACAGACAGGACCTCTGTTTGAGCTTCATACATCTGGAACAGCCTGAGAACGGCCGAAAGAGATCGCTACAACAATATATACAG GATCTGGTGGATGGAGAGCAGCTGGTGGAGGTTGGAGCTCTCTCTCATAGGCTGGTGTGTTTGAACGTTGCGTCTCATTGGCTGCTGGAGAGCAAGTGTGATGATGCACAGATGGAACGGGTATCCCTGAAGAGAGGCCCCGCCCATGACCCCGATGATGCCACACCTCCAGCCAAGAAGAGGCGGGCCACAGAATCAGATCTTCAGGATAGCGTCTCCACAGATGCAGCTGTCGTCATGGAGACCGAAGCTGAGCAGCAGGTTGTCATGGAGGAGGCGCTACCTAAAGATGTCAGTGACGCAGAGCAGCATACAGCAGATGGGAATGAGGCGGAGCTTGACCCCTCCCACTCGTACATTAAAGATG GAGATGAAGGAGCTGCTGCTGACCAGGAGAAAGA cagCGTGGCTTATGAGTCTGTGAGGTTTGTCAGTCGTCCGTGGCGAGCGGTTGATGGTTTATTGAATCGTCCGGTGTGTAAGGGAATGCTGGAGTCGGTTCTCCTGCACATCATGAGTAATCCAGGGATCCGTGAGTCGCTTGTGCTCCAACATTACAGTCAGGTTCTTCAGCCCGTCATCATCCTCGAACTCCTGCAG GTTTTGATTGATCTGGGCTGTTTAAGGAAACGCTACACCGTTCAACAACAGAAACCCTCGCTGTTCTCCAAACCCAGAACACCAGAGGTCAAAGGTCAGACAGAGGTCAGGTTAAAGGACATATCAATGGCGTTTTATGAGCCCACAGTGGACTGCACACTCAGACTGGCACGAGTTTTTCCACATGAGCCCAACTGGAACAAATGGGTTCAGCTGTGTCTGCGTATTTGA